In Chrysemys picta bellii isolate R12L10 chromosome 22, ASM1138683v2, whole genome shotgun sequence, the genomic stretch CACTTCACCCAGCATggaaatacagccacctctgtgAGGGAAGGTAGCAAGCGTTCAACAGCACACTTTAGGTCTCTTACCTCGCACAAGCTGCGTGCACTTCACCACGTGCGTATGGGGGTGATCAATAGTGATCTCGAACCCTGAAAGAATGGCAGAGACACGTGGCCATTAGGTAACAGACATGGCACCCTCATAATTTCCACACATCGGACATGCCTCCTGCTCCTGGGGAGGCAAGTCAGCTTCCCCTCTGCACTAAACGCTCACACTTTCTGCTCCAAGGCAAGCAGGAATACAGCAGAAGGATCAAGCTGCCCAGTCACAAAACTGGAAGGTCACTGGTTTCCAAGCAGCTAAATAGCTTATTGCTGAAGAGACGTCACTGGAAACAAAACACCTATTAGGGATTTTAACTAGGACAAAGCCTCTTGCAGCAGCTGGAAGGAAGAAAACTAGCATTTGCTCAAAGGAATGTGTGTCACCCAAAAAGCCACAAGGAAGGAGGTGTCTTCCATTCGAGGGAGCCTGTAGCATGAATGTCATATGAGGTTAATCCTTGCTTCAGTTTTCCATTTAGTTTTgcaagttgtttttaaaatgacagcCCACATGCTGAGCATCCACTTGTGTCTGTTTACTTCTCTCACCAACGTATTCATGGCAGAACTGGGGTTCTAGAAGAGGCAACTAGGAGGACTGAGCACAGGACATTCTACACTTCAAATGCAGACTCCAAAGTTATCTTGCTGTGTAACTGTGGGCAAGCCACTTAACATCTCTGGCCCTCGCTTCTGCACTCCAAGATAGGGATGCTTACCCACTTCACAGGGCAGTTAGAAGTAGTGAAGTTTTGTCAAGTATTATAAAGATGTGAAGTGCTATTAACTACCTTGCAGGCTAAAGACTAGTGAGAAGGGTTTgaataagaacagccagactgggtcagaccaacagtccatccagcccagtatcctgtcttccgacagcggccaatcccaggggccccagagagaatgaacagagcagggaatcatcaagtgacccatcccctgtcgcccattcccagcttctggcaaacaagagGCTAGAGATGCTATCCCTGTCCAGCCTGgacaatagccattgatggacctatcctccaggaacttatctagttcttttttgaaccctgttatagtcttggccttcacaacatcctctggaaaggagttccacaggttgagtgtgcgttatgtgaaaaaatacttccttttgtttgttttaaacctgctgcctattaatttcctttggtgccccctagttcttgtgttacgagaaggagtaaataacacttccttattgactttctccacacgtgtaatgattttatatacctctatcatagccccccttagtcatctcctgACTTAGTTGTTTCCTGAATGAATCAGTAaagataatttaaaatatatatatatatatatatataaagattcTTTTGGCTTTTTCTTAGTCATGGTTACTACAAACAGAAGCCTCTACCACTCAGGTATCTAGTAGAGCCACAGAAAAGGCCAAATCTTAGAGGTAGAgggctacattaaaaaaaaaaaaaaaaaaaaaaaaacctcccaagAAAACTGATGCTACAATAGCCCATCTGAACGTGAGCAGCAAGTAACCTGATCAAAACATGAACATTCATTCTAGGCTCCCTTCACTACCCAGAGCGGATTGTCTCctattccagccactggattaGAGTACCACACTCTTACAATTTATAGCACTTGTACCCAGAGTAACTGGCATCCAAGCAGAACAAAACCTGTTGGGGATAGAAACAAGCCAAACTCTGCATGTTTAAGCTGTTAACAACTCAAAATAAAGAAAGTGAAACCTGAAACACATGTATTAGAAGCAAGTCATGAACTGGTGGTGTGAAAAAAGTTTGTTGCCTGGGCTCTTGCTCTCTCACTGGCCAGCTGTGCATCTGCCCTCCAGCTGTGGAGAAGACTGTAGGGTTAGACTCTCCGCTCTGCAGAACCCTCCTGGGTCTGGGATTCGAGTGGAAGCCCGTCCGCTTTGAAAAACTTACCCAGGGTCTGCAGTATAATGCTCTCTAGAATGACCAGGTCTTGAGCTTGCTGCAGGTAAGCCTGGGGTTGAGAGGACAGGCAGGTTACTCACGATGAGGCACTCTGTATAAAGCCTGCACATTTCTAACTCTCTCTCAGGgaggccaaaaaataaaaaaaaaaaatcaagggggAATCTTTATCCCACTCAGTACTAGAGGGAACCGGCACAGATTCCCTCCCAGAAGAGAGAAAGCAGAGTGCTGCATGGATACACTCCCCTGCTAGTGTTCATTGGACAGGGGTTGCTGTGGCTGGAGCTACACgctttagtctctctctctctctccataagaGTTTTAAACACGAAGGGACATGTCAACATGAGCAGTGTGGGTTAAAATTTAACCTTTTCATCTATTTTTTTCTACAAGCTTTGGCTCCCGGATAAAGGTTCCCCCTTTCAGCAGGGTTGGAGGACACTCAGTTCCAGTTTTGAAGGGCTGTCATGAGAGATGgggaaaatggaaacatttttaacaATCCCACCATTAGGTGGGTGGAGAGAGGTTGAACTGCACACACCATTTTCTGCTTTGCTACAAGTGCTATTTAACCCTGGCAGACATGTTCACTCCCTACTCAGAAGCCTCTAATACAGACACGATTACATGGCACATCTGATTCTTTCGTTCACACCCGCATAGCGGAGGGAAACAGGAGAGATCACAGAGCAGGAGAGACAAGTCATCTGCTCTGAAGAAGCCTGAAAACTGTGCTGTACAATAGTGGTTGATTTGAAAGCTGCATTCTGCAATGTAACCACTCATTTACAGAACAGATGGTTATGTACTGGAGTTAATGAGATGCTTTAGCCCCACAAGTTACTTAGGTTACCAGGATTCTACGTTTCAGGATGCAGTACCCTTTGAGGATGTTCTCATCCCTCCCTCTCGAGCATGGAAATCATTCTGCTGGTGTCTGGCCACTTACCTCACTTCTAGTGTCTGGAAGGGTGTCCTGAGGATGCAGGCATGCATGCGCTACCTTGATTACGTGCTCCAGCTTCCGAGGCTGTTCCTCCACCTTGGCTGCCAAGAACAGGGCTGCTGGTGCCACAGACTTCATGGagggagaaaaacaaaagtgGTCTCCTGGTTCAAGTATTCACAAGCCTGTAATGTTAGCATCCTGATGGGGTCTGCTGCTATGAGACGGAGCAATCTTAGAGCTCCAAAACCATTGTATTTACTGATTTCCTCCAGGCCGCAaatacagagacaaggtggagaTACAGATTTGAGGGAATACTCTTCCTGTATCCCATTTAGATGTCTGTAGTAGGAAAaccttatgatttttttttttttaagcatcagTAAAAGTTCAGGATTAAAGCTACAAAAAGTCAATTTCTAAGACTGACTAGAGAGACCATTCCCATAACAAGAAAGATCTTTTAAAGAGCCAAAGAATGTCAGCTGggacaaaagcaacagagggtcctgtggcacctttcagactaacTGAAGTatggggagcataagctttcgtgggtaagaacctcacttcttcagatgcaagacaaaaGCTGTGACAAACGTAGAACTACCGTACTGTCAATTACATGACAGCTTTGGCCCAAAGAGATCAGCTCTGGCTATTTTACAGAACAGTAAACGGCGGTACAAAGAAGTGATGCGCTCAGGgccacacagcagagaaaaagagcagaaagaagccagatctcctgactcccccTCTTGTGCCTTGGCCACAGCCTCCCCAACGTATTGAGGGGGCAACGGGGACAATGAACATTGTCATGGCTTTCAGACAAGGGAAGGCGACAGCCCGAACAATACTTACATTGCGATGAAACTGGGTGAAGGACTGGACCATGTAGAAGCGGTGCATGTACACGATGGCGGTGTTGATGGTCAGCTGCGAGCTGAAGGCGTAGGGTTAAGAAAAAGCCGCCCTGAAGCTGTACATGTCCCGCTTCACCTGGCGAACTGCTCGCGAGCCGGGACCGACAGACCAGGGCGGTGCGGGCAGCCACCGCACGTGACGAGAGGGTTCGCGGGGTAGGTTCATTGACACACATGGCCTGACTCGTGCGGACTGTCACCGCCTGGCGCCCGAGTATAacgaccggggggggggggggggggcgcatacACCCGGCCATCACGGGGCCGCCGGGACTCGCCCCGGAAACCCCGCGTGAGGCCAGGAATCGCGTTACTGctcccgggccggtccgcccgcCGCCCTCCCGGCCCCGCTACTcgagccccccggcccagcccgccccGCTACtcgagccccccggccccgcccggccccgcccggctactcgagccccccggccccgccccgctactcgagccccccggcccccgcggcccagcccggccccgctactcgagccccccggcccccctactcgagccccccggcccccctacTCGAGCCCAGGCCcgcggcccagcccggcccggccccgctactcgagcccaggccccgccccgctactcgagcccccggcccagcccggcccggccccgctacTCGAGCCCAGGCCCCCCGgccgagcccggcccggccccgctacTCGAGCCCAGGCCcgcggcccagcccggcccggccccgctacTCGAGCCCaggccccccggcccagcccggcccggccccgctactcgagccccccggcccccgcggcccagcccggcccggccccgctacTCGAGCCCAGGCCCCCCGgccgagcccggcccggccccgctacTCGAGCCCAGGCCCGCGGCCTAGCCCGGCCGGCGCGGATACACGTTGAGGCGCTGGCCCATGTCCTGGAGCAGGTTGGCCGCCTGCTGCCGGTTCGAGAGCTCCTTGTCGGGGTCGAGCCCGGCGCGCCGGGACGGGCTGCGCTCCAGCTGCTCCCGGCTGAAGTACCAGCGCTTCcccgcgccgccgccgccgccggccCCTCCGCTCGCCGAGGCCTCCATGGCGATCCGCGGGCGCGCGCACGCCCCGCCGGGCGCGCACGCGCAACGTCGCGCGCGCATGCGCCCCTAAGCGCGGCCGGGGCCCCGCGTGGCTCCGAGCGAGCGCCGGGGGCCCGAGCGGGGCCGTACTGCGCATGCGGCCGGCGCGTGCCCCGTTCAGGAGTACGAGCCGAGTCCGGCTTGTGCGCAGGCTGCTGCTAGGCCCCTGCGTAGGCCCTCACTGCGCATGCGTACGATCTAGGGGCGCCTAGGGAACAGAACTGGGCATGCGCCTAGGGAACAGAGCTGGGCATGCGCAAGAGCCAGGCCCGCAGGGCGGCAGGCACATAGCTGGGTGGGGATGCTGGTTTGACTTCTGACCCTTCCAGCcagcctgaccccagcccccGTGACCCCAtctgacccccagccctgtgaCCCCTATAGCCCCACTTGTGACCCCATCTGACCCCCAGCCCCGTGACCCCTATAACCCCACTTGTGACCCCAGCCCCCCAGTGACCCTACCTGTGACCTCCAGCCCCATGACCCCTATAGCCCCCACTTGtatccccagccccccagtgaCCCTACTTGTGACCCCAGCCCCCATGACCCCTGTAACTCCACTTGTATTCCCAACCCCCCAGTGACCCCACCTGTGAGCTCCAGCCCCATGACCCCTATAGACCCACTTGtatccccagccccccagtgaccccacccccatGACTCCTGTAACCCCACTTGTATCCCCAGTGCCCCTACCTGTGACCTGTGACACCATGACCCcacctgacccccagcccctgtgACCCCTATAGCCCCACTTGTATCCCCAGCCCCGCAGTGACCTCACCCCCATGACTCCTGTAACCCCACTTGtatccccagccccccagtgaCCCCACCTGTGACCTCCAGCCCCATGACCGCTATATCCCCACTTGTATACCCAGCCccccagtgaccccacccccatGACTCCTGTAACCCCACTTGTACCCCAGCCCCCCAGTGACCCTACCTGTGACCCCCAGCCCCATGACCCCTAAAGCCCCACTTGTATCCCCAGTGACCCTACTTGTGACCCCATGACCCCACTTGTGACCCCAGCCCCCATGACTCCTGTAACCCCACTTGTATCCCCAGCCGCCCAGTGACCCTACCTGTGACTCTAGCCCCTGTGACCCCAGGCCACCCCATGGACAATCACAGCTGTCTTTAGCCCAGCCTGTCTGATTCCCACCAGCCGGGACCCAGCTTCCACCCCTTACTTATATACCAGTGGCTGGCTCTACGTTCACTATAAACCCTCAGGGGTGAGAGCTGCCCCTCTCAATGCACAGCAGTGTTCAGAGAAGCAAACAAGATAAAAGGGGTCCTAAGGAATGCGGCAGAAAATAACGTGCCACCCTACCGCTGGGGGGCCCTTGCCTGGGATGTGGTGTTTCTCCTATAGCTTGTTCTGACAGTGGGCAGCGTAGGGGATTCAGAGAGAGGTAATGAGGTTGACTACAGACCCGGAGAAAACACAGAAAGGGATTGAAAGGACTTGGACTAAGTGAAGAAAGAAGAGACATGACGGAAATGTGTCAAGTAAACATTGGAGAAGGAACTTGGGTGTGCCATCTCCTATTACAGCGGAAAGGTGACAACCAAGGACATTTCAATCTGACGAGACATCGCTTTCGACAAAGCACAAGTAGTGGAACTCGCTGCCACAGAATAGAACTGAGGGCAAAAGCTCAGCAGGGTGAGCTAAAAGGATCAGCCATTTATATGGCTAGTGAGAACATGCACAGACGAGAGTCTAATCTGTATTTTACAAGAGACAGAAACGCCCCTGCTTATGGGGACGAACCCTCCACTCAGTGTCAGGGAGAGGACGGCACTTTCCTTAGGGGAAGGTTATTCTACAACTGCTCACTTCAGGGTGTCTAGCCCTTCTGCCCCTGGGATTTGTccctgttggagacaggatgctggattAGATGAACCACAACCTTGCTCAGCCATGGCAAATCCTATGTTATCCATGTTAGTTTACAGCAGGGGTCCAGCACGAAATAACAGAGGACAAGGAAGACTGCTGGGAAAGTTGAATTCTTCCTTGTATCATATGAGTCCTCTCGCATTCCCTTCTACTATTAAATGTTTGTATGATGGTTGTGCCCCAAAACCTCAGGGGGGGGACAGGGCCCCCATTTCTGAGCACTGTATGCACATAGAAAAGAGACAGTCTGCACCCTGAAGGTCTTATAATCTAGACCCCAAACATCTCCAAGTGCCTGAGAAATGCCACAGATAGCAGGATGCCAGACGCTTtggcccacacacacacccagcaacaCCAAAATACAGACACCCCGGGAGCAGGCTAGCAGCgccagagagagagggaattCATTTGTGACCAAGGACTCCAGACTGTTATTTCTAAAGATCCGTGTTGCTGACTGGCTCATCCCAGAGATAATCTATCCTCAGCAGGCTGAAGGCCAAAGTGACCCTGTGCCTATAGAACTAAGGCCGCTGCAAGGACCCTGAGAACTGTTTCGTGGCTCCTAATGACACAGCGTTTTCACAGAACTGGATGGACACCAGGTTATTTCACTTGGAGCCACCAGGCAGCCGTCAGATTGGAATGACTCCTAGTCCCTATCAATCCGCACTGGATTAAAAGCAATGGGCTAGAGGCGGCTCCGAATCCTATTTTCCACCCCGAGCTAGGCGGCTGGAGCGCAGGTACAATCGTGTCGCCAGGGCTTCCCCATGAGACAAACACCACGTGAGCAAAGCTCCCTGAGCTGGAGAGGGTTTTGGAGGGGCCAACCCTCCCCCGTTTAACCCCTTCCTGGAGTTTGCTCTCAGTTACCCCCGAATTAATACAACAAAACAATACAAAGCCAACCCAGCCAGCAGGCTGTTGTCGCAACCCCCTCCCATTGCAGCCTCACACACCCGCATTCCAACTGGGCGGGCGCCGAGTCGCCAGCCAGGCTGCCGGGCATCTCTATGGCAACAGAATCAACAGCTGCAGAGCCTGCCGGTGGCTGGAAAGCGCCTTCGGTGGCTGAGCGGGGAGGAAGTGGGCGGTTTAGGACATGGCTTTCTTCGGGTTAACATTCCTGGGGTACCAGGAGCCCTTCCGGGAGAGAACACTAGCGTTAGAAAAGCCTGACACAACAGGTAAGGAGAGAGCCCCGACGCCACGGTGATGGGTGCATTCGAAACAGACACGACTTGTTGCTGGGCCAAGCGCCTTGGAGAGCAGACTGTGTCTGTTTGTGGGGGCAACAAATCACGAGGCTTTGCCTTGGGTGATGTTTGAAAACCTCTGACCCCTGGTCCCCTGGAGGAGTGTCCCAGTGGAGTGGGGGGGATACAACGTTCTGTTTCTGACATGTGTCAGTTACTAAAAACCCTTCTCCAGTCACCCCACGGGGTGGTATTGGTATTAATTAACCTACAATACAACCCCTCTAAACCACATCACTCGACAAAACGTTCCAGCAATCCCACGAGCTCCCAGTCCCACGGATGGGGGCCGGGGAGTCTCTTCCAGACCCCTTCAGGTTGCCTCTGGCCTCACGTTCCAGGCACCATCTTGCCAGATAAGGGCTGGCCAGGTCTCCCTGCAGGAATCACTGTTCCTCGCTGGCTCTTTGAGCCTGCAGAAGGGCCGGGTTCAAACCCCCtcagggcagcagggactgagtcTCATCCACTCTGATGGCCGGCTAACAGCTCGGCTGTGAAACGAGTTTAGTGGGTCTCAGTCCTGTCCTTGGAAGACAGGTGTCTACCACAAAGCCCCCCACACTAGGCCCCGAGACCCCCTGCTGGTGCCATCTTCTGGGCTTGGTTTTAAGTTTCCTTCTTGTCCTTCCACTCAGGGCCAAAGCCACTCAAAGGGGGATTGTTTCACCCAAAGCTCCCCCCCATCGGCCCGGGGCGCTTTGATGGCACAGTGCACCAGGGGAGCTACACCCGCTACCGCGAGGCTGTGAAGCAGAATCAGCTCCAGAGATGTAAGTGAACAGTGGGGTCTAGGCATGACAGAAGAGGGAATATGgaatcaggacgcctgggttctaggccggcctctgccccagcctccctgtgtgaccttgggcaagtcctttcccCCCGTTACACATGGGGAGAACGATATAAcgtagagaatttttcacttgaccagagctctaaacccccccccccacacacacacacacacacaccagcggGAGACGTAGTTTGTTggcctttgcaaagcacttggagctatgggagctgctgggcaAAGAGGTTttcagccccagctcctgctgggAAGGAGTGGTTTTCTGTtgtgctcagggcagggtgcCCCAGctcagctgccccctccccccagcaagtGACAGCGACCCCAACAAGCTGGATGCCCTCCCTAACAGCCTGGACCCTCCCCTCTGTCTGATTCTAGCCCCCAACCAAGTCTTCAGGGTCCCAGTGACCTGTGCACAGGACTGCAGCTGGTGGCTGCCCAGGGATCCTATGGTCCGAGCAGAGGAGGCCACCCCCTGGATGACGGTGCCGAGGCATCCCCTGATAAGGAGCCCCATGACCAGGTGAGATCGTAGTGCCGGCAGCAGAGGGGACAGCACCCCATCACAGAGCTGCCAGcacatggggaaggggagggacagggagaggCGGGAAGCGCCCCCCCAGCCATCCCAGGAACAGAGCATGTCTGACCCTGCTCCCACCGAGGCTGGTGGCCCAGCATCCGCACCCAGTTTGCTGAGTGAGGCCCCTCTCCCAGCTGGCGATAGCCCCAGGATCCCGGGCAGGACCAGAGCTCACCTGTGGCAGGGGAATGCGTGAGAGCAGCCTCTCCTCGGGCCAGTCGGACACGGCGGGTGAGGGGCCCAGCCAGCACGGTATTCCGGCTCTGCCGGGGACCAGATCACCTGCCGGGCGAGGGTCCCCACAGCTCTCAGCTCCACCAGGCCGAGGCAGGGGGGTTATGGGGCATTTCTCACACCTCACTCCGTTGAAGACTCAGGTTTGGGTCACTTCTGGATCCTCAGGCCCCAGCTATGCAGGGGTAAGGCTGGTGAGTCGGGCACCCCGGGAAAGCCCAACCTAAACAAACAAAGCCCCGAACAAATCCAGACGCAGGCAACTGAAAACTCCACAATCAGCAAGGGGCCCCTGAAAtccaacacacacacccagcacccaTGAGCCTAGCTGCATTGGTCTCCGTCACCTGCCACCTCAGACCCTCCCACGCTTTGCAGATGCCCGAAAAGCCACCCTGGACCCAGCTGAGTAGCAAGTGGGTTCGAGTCTCCCTGGCACTGCTCCTTGCACAGCCCATCGCCCCCGTGCAAAGCAGGCGTGAAACACCACAGGGGCCTCTCGCACCCACTTGGCACTGGGGCCAATGCCTGGGCAAGGTGGTGGAGCCTTGAGCGCAGCATCCAACTTACCACAGCCCTGGCTCCAAGGATGCGCTGGGTCGTATCCCGCACCCAACACTTGCGAGCAGTGCCCATGGCGGCCGGTCCTGCCAGGCACCACCTGGGCTGCCTGCGAGCctggcccagccagcagccactggggggcagcagggcaccAGCGGCTCCGCTCCCCACCCGGTGTCCCAGAGCGGGCAAAGTTCAAGGCTGGCACGGGGCACATGGGGTGGCTCCAGCCACTGCCGCCCATGGGCCCAGCCGCTGCCGCCCATGGGCCCccgcagccaggagctctctctccGCTCCCACGTGCCATACAAAGGGACCTGAATCGACTGGCCTGGGGGGCGGGCAGGCTGGCGGCATCACTCCTCGggtcccggctcccggcccgggcAGCTGTTTAGCCGCACGGGCGGGGATCACATGACACCCCCAGCCCTTAAAGCGGTAGAGCGGCTTTGTGGTCCGGTTGGggggtgccccctgccccacctcccacAAAGTGGGCAGCACCAGCTGCCGCCCCGCGGGGGAGGCCGGGCGCTGGGTCCCTCCACGTCCCCTTGCAGCCTCATTCCCAGCAGCAGTTCCCCGGGGGGCTGGATGGACAGGGCTCTAGGGGGTGCTCAGGAAATGGGGCCCAAGCTCAGCACCCCAACAAAGGAGGCCCTGACTCAGCGGCTGCCAGCCGGACAGAGcggcccccaccccgagcccctgctgctccctctcccttcccctccctccttcgcAGGTTCTGGGCTCCAGGACCGAGCTCGGATGGGAGCAGGGTTTCTCCCCAGACACTGGCCACAGATGAAGAGGCCCTGATGCCACAGCCCCCACCTGACCGCAGGGTCCTCAAAGAGTGCGCAGGCCCCACAGAGGgaacctccctccccgccccgggGCTCCTGCGCTGGCCACAGCACACCCGCCCCGCCGGAGCCCGGCACCGCCTCCTCATGCAGGTATCTGACGGCTCCTTTCCCTGCCCTAGGTTTGTGGACAGCGTGGGCCTGAGCAACCCCCATTTCAGCCTGTTCTGAGCACCCCCGTGGGCCCCACCGCCGGGCACGTCTGGCCTTCCACGGACACGGAGCAGCCCCGGGTGCTGGAGCCTGGCAGGCACCGGGGCAATAAAGCGATCGAGGCAATTGGGCCCAGGACCATGATTTCATGGGGAGgcgccagggtctccctttcTGCCTGGGCAAGGGGTAGGAGACTACGGTCCGGGAGGGAGCGTGGCTGGCGGGGTAAATCCTATGGCACAGGGGGGCCATTTGCTTTCCAGCGCTCCTGGGGTTTGCCCTGTTTGGCACACGCGAGGCCtttgggggcaggactcctgggttctattcctagtgcTGCCCCCCACTTGGGTAATGTCAGTGCACTGAGTTCCACCCCTGTGCACCAGCGGTGGGTGAGAGCTCCGCTTCTCGGGCACCATAGGGCCAGGCCCGGCTGCGTGGGAGCCAGAACATGCCCGTGGCTGGTCCTAGACTGGGATGAACACCCCGGGAACTAGGGACCACCCCAACCTCCCCAGCCCCTGTGCCAGCCGCGTTCTCTACCATCACCACAGAGCAGGATGGGCAGATAAACCAAACCCTTCCAAaacaagcccctgccccacctgcacaataccccccaccccagagggggatGGAAGAGAACGGACCACACAGGACGGGTGGTGGGCGCAGCGGCTGGTGCCCAAGTAGCAGGAGCCCATGTACCAGGGTGAGAACCTGTGTGGACTAGAATAGGCAGAGGTGTTCCAGGgggccctctccaccccctccccgaggccTCACCAGGGTCCCTTGCACaggggcaccccccaccccagcacaagCGTGTGCAGTAAGGGTGGGGGAGCGTGCAGGAGGGTTGGGCAGGGATGGGAAGCAGCAAAGTCCAAGAGCAGGTGAGCATGGGACAGACGGGGCACGCATGGTGTGGCCccgggggagcagtgggagagatggtgagctgtgcccagcccctccaGTGACTGGTGCAGCCCCCACACCTTTTGGTTGCTCTGCCAGAGCCCATCACCCTGGCCCCCAGCAGCCCTCTGCCCACCCATCCTGCCCccttgtgacggagcagggagcagggcagatttgacctgggaatgttgcaggggggttgcagtggggatgtgggacttcccttgaaggaagctacctgagctgtaacctgagccaggaacgggggtggggagaattaacaccttctgcccgggagactgaacaaaggagaggagcagcgggaggggctgggagtttagtttcggttggggctgggtggtgcaacgcagggaaccccaagctggggtctaagctccctgaacctcccagagggacctaattgagggggtctggtcgtacctacacgctctgcttgagactgtgttcctgtccttaaataaaccttctgctttactggctggttgagagtcgcagtgaatctcgggaagaggggtgcagggccctaactcccccacactccgcaacacccCTGAAACCAGGAGACAAAGGGCCGGAGGCTGCACAGTTGAGCCCCGCTGAGCGTCGCTGGGTGAGTGCAGGCCGAGCTCCCCCCCCAGCACGGCCGTGTGCTTCCCTTTGCACCTGGCGCTAGGCCGGGGGCTACTAACATTGGGCACCAAAGCTAGCGGCACCCACGACCGAGCTGCTCTTCCCAGGGTCAGTGACAGCACCAGGCCTGGG encodes the following:
- the SPMIP11 gene encoding sperm microtubule inner protein 11, translating into MAFFGLTFLGYQEPFRERTLALEKPDTTGPKPLKGGLFHPKLPPIGPGRFDGTVHQGSYTRYREAVKQNQLQRSPNQVFRVPVTCAQDCSWWLPRDPMVRAEEATPWMTVPRHPLIRSPMTRFVDSVGLSNPHFSLF